ATTAGTATGATTCTAATAGTTTAGATATcacaattgattttatttccaaGAAAGATagtgatttaaataaaaacttgtatagctataatatataaaataattgattttcatttaattccaACGATATCGAATAAACAATGGTGACTTtgttaaagaataattataacatttatatcgaaacattttatctttaattgtttctttattatgaCGAGATTAAACGCGTTATTTTTATGAACTACTTGACGTGTCTGGGAATTGAAACGTAGGAAGTTTATATTATCGAAAGTTACAAGAGCGTGCTCGAAACAAGGCATCGCCAGTCACACGTGCGCGTACACGCATGCACCCACACACGTGCTTacgaatacaattttatagatgtgtatatatttccttCCATATGGAtaggatcgaagaaaaataagacgaggaagaagaaaagcacaggaaagaggatgagaaagagagacgaatagATATATAGCTTCCGTAGATCGTTTCAACTAGCAGAATCATGGCGTTATCCCTGACCTTTGATCCACTAATTAACCGAATGTACTCTTTTAAAAGCGAACGTCATCGATGCACGCGAAAGAAACAGACACGAACtgacaacgatgacgatgatgacgacgacgacgacgacgacgacgttatATACTTCGTTATGATTCGAGGTCAATGACCTTAAAAACGAAGATGCAACGAGGTCTTCCAAAGTGAAATGCGACGGGTGAGACGAAGTTTCgagattttctctttgaacTTGACATTCGGAATGTGTAGTAATGATGGTGGCATGTGTACTTCTTACATATGCGggtagatataatattttcaaataaataaaaaaaattccttcCATGTAAATGATTGATGATCTTAAGAATTTGTTAAACGTCGATCTTTCAAACGTAATGTCATTTGTTAGATGGAACAAATGGTGGATATTGAAAGAATCTAAACGTGtccgaagagaaaagaaaaagaaaagggggagAAAGGTAGAAGGAATAAATAGATTCTTCCAAGTAGGGTCGATGAAAAATTTGGTAAGTTTCTCGTCGACGTCGATCGAGTGAATGTGAACGATAAAGCAAATAGTTGAAGGCTCTGTATGCGTGTTAAAAGtatgagagaacgaaagaacccATATAACTCGGGTGTTCTCAACCTGGAGAATGTTATATACCTAGTAGATATTTAACCATCAGTCGTTCACATTGCGTGTGTTCACGAGAGTAACAAGCGGAACACAGAGTGCACTCAGAGAGTTCGGTAGGAAAGACCCACGTAATCCGGAAAGTGCCAACCGGATTCCTCATACGTTTGCTAACTGGTACAACACATcgagtcgtcgtcgtcttcgtcgtctctGGAAACGACAAGACGTCgtttttttaaaacgtttgTCTTCTTCCAacgtttgttcttcttctcgtcgatgaaaggaaaggaaaagaaaagagaggggaaaaaaaagaacaaatagatatataccaACTATGTAGTTATGTATactacatatctatctattttagACGTTAGGTACTCCGCAAAGTACATAATtcgttctactttttttttctttttttttttttctttttatatatatatagttatagatTGTCAGAGAGGCCGTTATAAGTCGTGTTCGTTATCAACAATATCGCAAAACGAGTATTGCTGAGCGTGACTTCGGTAGGTGCACCAGTATGTGTGTCAAGCAATCAAGGCATGACTCGAGGCTATGGATCAACGCTCGGCGCTAGTAAGGTCCAAGAGTTAGAGCTACTTCTTGCTTGGAATTCGCCGGGTGTCACGTTCCTCTTTCGAATGCTCTGTTACTTGAAATTCGTTGTTGAAAGTTACGATGGATGATCGGTTATTCCAAACGAAGGAACGATTAACTTTAgagagttctttttttttcacatgtttcgatatatctacgtgtgtgtgtgcgtgtgtgcttcagtactatactatacttttTTTGTCTGTTTCCTACcatgtatttattttcgttttatgaACATTTTGGAAAGAgggtaaattttatataatatagtcgatgttttttctttatgaaagtcatctttttttgtttctttattttcttcttcttcttcttcttttttttttcttttttaggatGCGTCGAAGATCCAGGAGGATGCAAAAGATGCAGAGGTGACACGTGCGCGAGATGTGCTGTCCTATTGCATAAAGGGACCTGCGTCGATAGCTGTCCACCTGGTCACACAGCCGACTGGTCGACGAGAGATGAATATATGGGCAGAGTTTGTAAAGAGACTGGTTACATCTTTGGGCTGACCGGTAGTCAGGTTGCTATCTTGGTGGGAGTTGTCTCCGGTGCAACCATATGTGTCTTCATCGTTCTATGCGGTGCGATCATCGTtcacagaaagaagaaaaaggcgACCAAGATCGTTCGGCAATTTGAAAACAggtatattataattgtttttataagTATCAAGGAAAttttgcattattatttatttgaatatctTTATCCTTGTACGTTTGAAGaattagttttaattaatattagaattaatattatttgaaactaatcattatttaatttaattgtattatttcaaactaatattattattattattatttaattctaactaacaattagaattaatatttattaatctgttattatcagaaaatattttattttatatctaacatATAAGTACACATTTAATGATTTTCTCACAGTGCTGAGAGAGGAGAATTCCTGAAGCATCTTGCAACGCTAAGAGGTGAGGGACACACTTTCCTTTCCATGCTAAACGACACAAGAAGACAAGTTAGAGAATTATATTACTCCGGAAGTAACGGGGATGGTGCCGTCGGCATTCAAGCGTACAGGTAACGATCATTTACGAGCCCTCCTTtataattcgtattaattaaaataatgtaaagcTAGTCGAATAGATTATCCgattaacgataaattatGATTACAACATCTACAATTAGACCCGTTCTCCGCGACCTCGCAAGGATATTAGTCCTTGTTAACAGAAAGGACGAGGACATTCAGTTACCTCCTGATGACTGGCAGAGATTATTATCTTGGGCAGAACGTTTGCTCAGAAGGTACAAGCGACACAGTAGCCCAGAAGTGAGTCgacaattttttaacgatgacATTAcctaaattaaaaaacgtgATTCTCtctgattctctttctctttctctgtctaatctatctatctatctatctatctatctatctgtctgtctatccatctatatatctatctatctatctatctatctctttctctctcttttcctctctttctctctctcaatttcttctttaatctttctttttttcacggcAGTCTCTTAAGCATTTCGGTGAGTTATATGTATTTTGAGAAAAAGTAGTTTGTAGATAATACGTGTTAGAAACAAGTACTAGCTAGAAACAttatgttagaaaaatatatatatatatgtatgtatgtatataatagtagaaaaaagatcttcccaaatcgatcgatcttctaacgtgttattttatattcaaaggTGGCTCAACTCGTGACATTCCTGCAGCATCCAACAACAGCGTCCGTCCAAACGAATCCAACGGAGTCGGTTGTGATAACTTCGCCGTCTCAAACATTTGAACCTAGAAGTACGCCAACCAATCTCACCACTTTTCAAGCAAACTTACCACTCGCTACTTTTCAAGCAAGCGACAAGTCCAGTATTAGTCCGGCAAGTTCGAGTTTAGGATATGCCAAGGATAGTCCACTTGGTTCGAGCTTAGGACAAAACAGTTCCATGCCCTATCACGATAAACTCGCTCGAAACGAGTCAACGATGGGACAAATGACTCCTTTGGTGTTCGGCACACAAAAAAGGCTGAAATCAAACGGATCGCATTTTCAGGAATTAGCCATATCGGTGTTCAATAATCATAATGGCGGTGCTACGTTACCAGATATCAATCGTGGATCTAACGGTCGTGAAACGAGCGTTCTAGATCGAGAAATTAATCCTCAATGGGAATTTCAAAGCGCTGTAGAAGCTGCCAACTATACCATATTGTCCGATAGATTACCCGATTGCGACTACCTCATAGACGATTTCACGATCCTTGGCTTCAGGCCACAGGATGAAATAACTACCGAGTTATAACGAGTTTATATCGATATTCTATAATATCAATAGAAAACGTCGTACCTACGAACATATTTGACGATTAAAATTACAGATACTTTAAAGTTTCAGCTTTAACGCGAACAAAATTTTATCCTGCTTAATGCACGATACACTTCATATCGACGATCTATAACTTTTTCCCGATTTATCGAAAGTATGAATCCTTATTATCAAAGTTATTAAACATATCCAATTATAGTATAATGGGAGGAGAAATTTACAGTGACACCAAATAACTATAAGAGAgttgtataaatattcatttttatttaacgatcaaGTTGTTGTACAtgtttattaacaattattgtatatattaacgTACTAGTCAATGTCTCAATgtggttttcttttcttttcttttcttttttttttcaatttgttgTCATTCTAAATTAGATGACCGTTGgttgtaaatttatttcgatgatTACCAGTTGAATATCTATTCCGAtcatttatgaattttatttcttaataatatagatatcaAGAATCatcgagcaaagaaaaaaaaaatgtgtaattTGAAGTGATTcaaatcgtttctctttcttattataaaagactcagatatttaagaaatattaataatcattgtGCACAAAGAAATGCCGTTCATacaaatttttgaatattctaTTACTTGCGTGTATGTTTTTTCTCAATACTTTGGAAATTGTCGACGAGAGTgatttttgaagaaattaagaaaagaaaaaagattacaaagtaaattaataaatcgatgatttagaaatatttgaatctTTATCAATGAAACAATCTTATTCACCTTTGTCTACAATTTTTAAAGCATTatacgaatgaatgaaaatatgtatgtgattATTTAAGTAATTCATATCATTCCATATTTGTGTCTGGCCAAATCGATTCTTGTACAAATCTTTGTAAATGTAAGTGTAAATAccgatgaatatttttagtaataaATCTAAGAAAAcacaacaaatatataaaatatactctcgcatcaaaaaaaaaaaaaggtggtTTCACATTATTTcgacaaaataaaatgaggTAAAATCAAAAAGTCTGTAAAAAATGGCgtattctaaatattttttttcttttttttcttatattcatcgatattataatttctcacAGACGTTGTatttcgctttctttttttcaaaatctcgAATCACGTGTACCGCATTATTAAATTCAGTCTGCTTTATCATGTGATTCATGAAATCGTGTTTAtcgcaaatataaaaattaacttgattttgtgaaaaagaaaaaaaaaagaaaaaaaatgaattatataaatttatatctctaAATAATTAGCGATAAATCGGATAAGACTAACTTTAAGaagaattatcgattttttagCGCGTCTGCAGTTGAACGCCAGTGCTGCCTCTGTCGGTAACCTCTGAAAAAAGCATGGAAAAAACTTATCGAATATCCGCCATATTAATATCGTCCATAAAGAAATTAACGCACTTACCGACTGTAAcgctataattatataagtatagatGAATCTATGTATTACAGAAATAAGAAACAACTGAAACACCATCTACAATCAGGCACTTTTTATGAAACACGATATAATTGGCTCGTTAAAATACGTCATTAATATCGAACCAATCCAAAGGCGTCTTTGCAAAAAAGTTACTCGAAGCTACTTCCGGCAGATGCGTATTTAAATCAATCGTGTTCACGTGTGTCatcaatgtacatatatctccATAGTATTACTTGATCGTGCTTTCATTATCTATGTATcacgaagatagaaagaaagatagcgaaaaaaaaaaaagaaaagaaaaaagaaaacatgtgCGAAGCGATTGTGAGATATCACAGTACGTTAGTACGCAAGAAGGAAGACACACAGCTTAGCGGACGATCGATCGGGTGTGAAGCATTTTTCATCGTCATCCAGAATTTTGGTTTGGCGGTTCAATCTCTACAGGAAGTATAGCCGATGCGCGCGCAACCGGATGCTGCGCGCGCAACAACGACGATACGACAAAGGGTACTCGAGACATTAGATTTTgataatttcgaaattataCGAAGATTCTTCGTTTGAAAATGCATAGGAAATCGTTCTGATCGACGTAGAAGAGATTGCacgagaaattttctcataagAGTTCATTCGGAATGGCGCGTCCTTCGGACGCACCGAGCGCGTAAGTTCCTGCGGGGTGGGCGAGGGACGCCATGACAGTCGTCGTATTTTCTGTTAACCGCGAGCACGTAGGCACTTCCCAAGATTTTCGTAAAATTACGTGGCACGTCGGAGTCGAACAGGGCCGAATTTGGTCCTCCGTTGTTCCGTTCTCGACGGCGTACACTTGGATGATATTGTTGAAGCGGAGGGCGAGGGAGCGTGGCCATTATCGAGGATTTGCTTGTGGGTATCCGTGGCGAGGTGAGACGTCGAGAGGCGGCGAAAGGCGTCCCCCCTGCGTCGGGACGCGCGTCTCCCCGTGCACGGGACGGCCTAAGGCCGTAAGAGCGAGATGCCCGAACCGCCGACGGCATCCTTTACCACGTGAGTCCAATTCTCTAAGCTCTGTTACGAAGGTAACTTTGATACTCGGTGTGGTTCTGGCCGTGGTCAAAGAACTCGCTGCGCCTCGTTTCTTTGCCtccatctttctatctctttctctctctctttctttgtacgCATagcctcctttctctctctctctctctctctctcactcactcactctttctctcttttgtataaacctactatatatatatgtatatacgtgtatacatatgtatatatatatatatatatatgtatatgtatatatatagtatatctttttttttatttctcttccccgccttcctcctctctctccctctcccccctctctctctctctccgactCGTTACGATGCACATACAGGTACATTCCCTTGCCCCCGAATCTTGTGTCACCACCATCTTGTGGCCCCTTGTCCCCGTTCCACGTTCTTTCTACCGAGCGACAATATAATTCACGCGTCATATGTGCGAGGCAAACCAGAAGATGGTAAACGAGGAGATTCCCTCGAGCGCGGGGAATTCTACGCCGGTTGGTCGTGGCCGACATTGAAGCACAGCTGCGTACTCGTACGAGGTGCCgctgccgttgccgttgccgttgaAACGTAGACCGCTTTCATCGCTCTTACGCGGCCCCTTTGTCACGCTCCCGAAGATGCTAGCCGATGACTCACCTATTTCCCGCttcgtcgaataaaaattgtctGGAGGTTAAGACGTGATCGATTTAATCCGCGAGGATCGACTTCTCATGGCTACTTTCGTGTTTATTGCGATCGATCGCCACGTCGGATCGCGCGTATCGGAAAATTCCCACACAGCGATGACGTCCGCGATTTTCATAGCCGACCGAGTATTTGCTCGAATCGACCATTTTCGAGGTTAAACGTCGTgacatttgtttttcttcgatttccgATACAGATCCTACCGATTAAAGTTAGATTCGTATATTCTTCTTCATGAGCTCTTGTTTCGAAGGTTTTACGTGCTGAGACGTTATGGCATTCGTAAGGAAACGACGCGACTCGAGCGACGAGAGAAGCTTAGAGATAGTTTTAATTTGGATAATTCCAATAGGAGTTATTGAAGTTAAAATTTAACTTCGAGTCATGTGTTCTGCAGGATGAAAAGTGAATTATGTCAGAAGCACTTAATTGGTAGCCTTCAGTGAGCGAAGATGAACAGCGAGCAGCATGCGTTGCCAGCGACTACGCAGGCTCAACAAGAGgtgagaatatttttaaacgtatgCAGGCTACTTACCAAGCTACAAATGCGCGATGGAAATATTGTTTATGTTTAAAGATATATCTTATTAGGTATTCTTCAAAGTAAGAAGAtgtgtcatatatatatcgtattactTTATCGAAGACTTACGTACTCTGTCTATCTTGTTCTCTCGTTTCAAAGCTAGTTCAAACAAACGTATACTTTCTTTATTAACAAAAGTAGACGACGGTTTACGTATACTAGTATATTTTTGGTATtctgtgtacgtgtatatacatacgtatctatgtattaacatatttatatctcaTTCGTTTTCTAAGTAACGTGTCGACTATACACGGTTTAACGTTTACGTAAAATGTTCTACAAGCAAATTTCATTTACAGCCAATCTCCGCAAcacatttttctatattcttgAGATAATCTGAATTTCCTTCCTAAAAGTTGAAGCGTATTCACtacaacaaataaatatctatcttgTATTTAGGTAAATATTAACCAGTCTATAATGCTTGAGCCTAGACTCTTTGGGAGGACTTAATCCTTATTGGCGCACTTGTTGATTGGAATCGAGCCTGGTGCATGCCTTTGCATGCCCTATTGATGTTGTACAAATGTCTGAATGTATATCGGTAGGATGTAAACGCGGGTCAAAGTGGTCGTCCTTCATACCCAGGTGGTTTGGCTACTTCGACTGGCCTTGGCAATGTGGGGAATACCCCTCATTCATCCGCGGACCTG
Above is a window of Vespula vulgaris chromosome 4, iyVesVulg1.1, whole genome shotgun sequence DNA encoding:
- the LOC127063018 gene encoding uncharacterized protein LOC127063018, whose product is MHNFATVVKLCAALLFCLMDSVWAQAEFQGCVEDPGGCKRCRGDTCARCAVLLHKGTCVDSCPPGHTADWSTRDEYMGRVCKETGYIFGLTGSQVAILVGVVSGATICVFIVLCGAIIVHRKKKKATKIVRQFENSAERGEFLKHLATLRGEGHTFLSMLNDTRRQVRELYYSGSNGDGAVGIQAYRPVLRDLARILVLVNRKDEDIQLPPDDWQRLLSWAERLLRRYKRHSSPEVAQLVTFLQHPTTASVQTNPTESVVITSPSQTFEPRSTPTNLTTFQANLPLATFQASDKSSISPASSSLGYAKDSPLGSSLGQNSSMPYHDKLARNESTMGQMTPLVFGTQKRLKSNGSHFQELAISVFNNHNGGATLPDINRGSNGRETSVLDREINPQWEFQSAVEAANYTILSDRLPDCDYLIDDFTILGFRPQDEITTEL